TCCTCGCATGCGTGGAGCCTGCTCCAGGGTGCTACTGTTGTTGGATCCCTGGGGGAGGCAATTGATGGTGCGAGTGTTGTCATAGGGACCACCGGTATTTCAGGTGTGAGGTTTGACCGGCATCTTAGGATCCCTGCCTATTCTCCGCGGGAGGTGAAGGACCGCCTCTCGGGTAGCCAGGGCACTGTGGCAGTGCTCTTTGGCAGGGAGGATCACGGCTTTAACAGGGAGGAGCTGAAGCTGTGCGATATGATCATGACGATCCCCACTTCGGAGGTCTACTCGGTGATGAATATGTCACACGCTGTCGCTGTGGTCCTTTACGAGCTGAGCAATATCGAACATGGGGAGAACAGGCTTGCTGACGCGTTTGATGTTCACCTTTTCTACGATCACCTGTTCGAGCTGCTTGATGACATGCGGTATCCTGCACATAAAAAGGAGAAGACCAAACTCATGCTGAGGAGAATATTCGGAAGGGTGGGGTTGCTGGAACGGGAAGTACAGACCCTGAGGGGTGTTGTCAGACGCATTCAGCGCAACCTTGACAAAGACCAACGACACTGAATTGTGTTTCGAAATATTCATATTACTTAAGGTCCATCTTGCATCGGCTTGGATTTATAAACATAATATTCTGTGTAAAACATGACTGAAGGTAAGTGGGACGAAAAGTTCAGGACTTTTCTGAAAAAATATTATTGGGACAGTATTCTCCAGCTTGCAAACGATTATCCTGACCAGCGCAGCATTTACGTTGATTTCTCGGATCTGGAGATATTCGACAGGGAGCTTGCGGACGAGCTTCTGCTCCGGCCCGATGAGGTTCTGCCCTGTGCCGATAATGCGCTCCAGAGCATCGACCTGCCCATTGAGAAGTCAATGGACAGTGCAAAGGTCCGTTTCGTCAGGATACCCAACAAGGTTCCCAACAGGGACCTGAGGAGCAAGCACCTCCTGCAGCTCGTAGCTATCGAGGGCATGATACGCAAGGCAACGGAGGTCCGCCCCAAGATAGTGGACGCGGCATTCAAATGCATGCGCTGCGAGCACGTTACGAAGATACCCCAGACTGAACTGAAGTTCGTGGAACCCCTGGAATGTGAGAACGATACATGCGGCAGGAAGGGGCCTTTCAAGCTGGAGATAAATGAGTCGGTCTTCATTGATGCCCAGAAACTGCAGGTCCAGGAGTCTCCCGAGAACCTCAGGGGAGGCACGCAGCCCCAGAGCCTGGATGTGGACGCGGAGGACGACCTGGCAGGTATAGTCAAGCCGGGTGACCGCGTTGTGATCAATGGTGTGCTCCGTTCCCACCAGCGCACTACCAGGGAGGGAAAATCTCCTTTTTACGATCTGGTGCTGCACGCCAACTCCATCGAATATACCGATCAGGAATTCGATGAACTGGACATAAGTCCTGAGGATGAGGAACAGATCATAGCTTTAAGCCGCAATCCTGACATATATCATAAGATAATAAAATCGATAGCTCCTTCCATTTATGGCTATGAGGACGTGAAGGAAGCCCTTTCACTGCAGCTCTTCTCCGGGGTGGCTAAACACCTGCCGGATGGATCCAGAGTGCGCGGTGACATCCATATGCTTTTCGTGGGTGACCCCGGTGTTGCAAAAAGTCAGATGCTGCGTTACATGGTAAAGCTCGCTCCCAGGGGTGTCTTTGCATCAGGTAAGAGTGCTTCCTCAAGCGGTCTGACCGCAGCGGCGGTAAAGGATGACCTGGGGGACGGACGCTGGACACTGGAAGCAGGTGCCCTTGTAATGGCCGATATGGGTATAGCTGCGATCGATGAGATGGACAAGATGAGCTCCGAGGATAAGAGTGCGCTGCACGAGGCCATGGAGCAGCAGACCATCAGTGTAGCAAAGGCGGGCATCCTTGCCACACTGAAGTCCAGGTGTGCACTGCTTGGTGCCGCAAATCCAAAGTACGGGCGTTTTGACAGGTACGAGGGCATAGCCCAGCAGATAAACATGCCGCCTGCGCTCATGTCCAGGTTCGACATGATCTTTGTGCTCCTTGACACTCCCAATGAGGAAATGGATACCAAGATCGCAAAGCATATCCTCAAGTCACATTACGCCGGCGAGCTTTCCGAGCAGCGTAAGAACATCCCGGCAAGTGGGGTCAGTCAGGAACTTGTGGACGAGCATATGGAAGTAGTGAAGCCGGATATCGACCCTGAGCTCATGCGCAAGTATGTTGCGTATGCACGAAGACACATCTATCCCATAATGGAGGATGCGGCACGTGAGCACCTGGTCAAGTTCTATATGGACCTGCGCAAGATGGGTGAAGGCAAGGATTCGCCTGTTCCTGTGACAGCGCGTCAGCTGGAAGCCCTTGTGAGACTTGCGGAGGCAAGTGCCAGGGTAAGACTGAGCAACGTGGCAACCCTTGATGATGCAAGGAAAACGACCCGCATTGTCTATTCATGTCTTAAGCAGGTGGGTGTCGATCCTGATACCGGTGCTCTGGATGTGGACATTATCGCTTCGGGCACCACCAAGAGCCAGAGGGATAAGATTAAAGTCATTAAGGAAATCATTAAAGCGGTGGGTGACAGGCATCCGGGAGGAAAGGCACCTCTGGAGGAAGTCTTCGCTGAAGCTCAGGCACAGCAGATAGACCGTCAGCATGCAGAGGAGCTCATAGCGAAAATGAGGCGCTCCGGGGACCTGCTGAAGCCTGATAACGACCACATAAAAGTAGTATAATTGATGTGATTCTATGTATCTTAAGATCCATAAGGCCGGAGAAAGCGTTATTGTTGCAGTATGCGACAGGGAACTGCTTGGAAAGAGCCTCAGAGAGGGAAACCTCAAGGTGACGATATCCGAGGAATTCTATAAGGGAGACCTCGTATCGGAAGATGATGTAATGGCGGTCATTACCAAGGCAGGCAATGTCAATCTCTTTGGCGATAAGGCCGTATCCTGCGCTGTTAAATGCGGTATTGTGGATCCTTCGAGCGTGAAGATTATCGATGGTGTGGCGCATGCCCAGGTATTCAGAATATAGAATTGCTGTGAGGTTGGTTTATGAGCGATGCAGAGAATAGGAACGATACTGTTCCTTTAAAGACCTATGACGGGAATGAGCTTATAGCTAAAGTGATCGAAAAACACAAAAAGCTGTTAGATGATTACGGAGCACAGTTCAGCGAGATCGATGGCAGGGTTCGTTCAGCAAATGAAAGGATCACATCCTCCAAGGAGAAAAAGGAGCACGTTGCCACCAGGACCGAGGTACTGACTGAGAAGAGACAGTTATTTTATCATCAGGCCGAGAAGGTGCTTGAGGAAATGGGATCGTCATATGGCAACGATCCTCTTGTCCAGAAAGAGCTGAAGCTTGTTGCAGAGGAATTCCCCAAACTGAAGGGCACTCTCTCACCTGAAGACGAAAAAAAGCATGCAGATCTTATCTTTGCCAGTATTTCCTCAGTCCACTCCAATCTTATAAAAGCCCGTGCTGCTGTAGACTCCTTCAGGGGCAGGATAAACGAGGCCATGGATGCGAATGCTGAACTTGCCTCCCTGAAGAATCCCGAAGAGAACCCGGACCAGGCCCGGGAAGATGCTGAAAAGGAACTCGGTGAACTTGAGCAGAAACACAAATGGCTTGAGAACCGGATCAACAGTCACAGGGAAGCGCTTGCCCACTGGGAGAGGGTGTCTGTAAGTGCTCCAGGTGAAGCAGAGGTGAAATCATGACCGACATCTCATCAATGACAGAGAAAGATCTCAAGGGCAAGGCAGACGAGCTCCGCACCCAGATAGGGCATCTTGACCGTGAACTGAAATCCATCTACAAGCAGTTAAAGCTCCATCGTACCAATATGGATGAGATGAAGACCAAGCGCGATGAGCTCAATTCAAAAGTGAAGGAGCTTGTTGCAAAGGCGCGCGACGCAAAGTCCAGGAGGGATTCCCTTAACGCCAGGATATCCTCGCTCAAGGCTTCCCGGAATGAGGTGGAGGACAAGAAGCGCCAATGCTCGGGCGAGATATCCGAGCTCAAGAGCAAGCGTGACAGCCTGAACAGTCTCTCTAAGGGCAGTGTGGAAACGCTTTCAAAGGCTTATTTTGCCGATCTGGACACTTTCTTCAATGCAGATATCCCTCTCAAGCATGAGACGGACCTCTTTGACAGGCTCGTTGCAATGAAAGAACGCCTTGATGCGGCTTTTGATGCCAATGAGGTCCATAAGAAACTCGTTGAGGCCTATGAAAGCTCAAAAGATGTCTTTGCATCCAGGGAAGACCTTGGAGGCGAGATACACGAGCTTGCAGAGCAGTCTCAGAAGTATCACCTTGAGATGATCGATCTCTATAAGCAGGTGGATGATCTGCGCAAGCAGGCTGATCTTGCACATTCTGAAATAACATCAAAGATATCTGTCACTGCACCTCTGAGGGAAAGGATAGACCCCCTCAAGACCAGGATGGCCCAGCTCAGGGAAGAGCTTGGTGTCTACCTCGGAAAACTGGAGGATATCCATCTTGAGAAGGATGAGAAAAAGCAGGAAGAGCATCTCGTGGTGGCAAAAGAGAAACTTGACAAGAATGCAAGACTGAGCCTTGAAGACCTCAAGGTGCTGATGGAAAAGGGTAACCTTAAGTTCTAAACCCTTTTCTTCCTTCTTTTAGGAAGGTCCCTTATCTTTTTCTGTGAACGGCAAGTCCGGTCAGTCCGACTAACGCAATCGTGGCAAGTGTCTGAAACATACCATATCCGGGCATGGGTAAGATATCATCGCCACTGCTGTTTGCCTGGGAACCGTTGCTTTCGTCCTGCTCCTGCCCGTCCCGGACCTCAGGTGCAGGAAGCTGTGGGTCAAGATACTGGTATACCGGAGTGAATGTGACCAGTTCTCCGCTGGGGCTCGAATATACAGTATCGAGGGTGATGTTAAGGATCTCCGTATCACGGGAGTACACAAGAGTATCCCTTTCCCGGAAGATGCCTTCCCTGAGGATCATTCCGTCCAGTGACAGTTCCAGCCAGACTTCATTTGTTCTCTGGTTGACGCTTTTAATTGTAAGGACATAGCCCTGATCAAACGTCCATGCTTCTCCTGTGGTGAGGAAGATGCTTTCCCCATCCATCAGGACAGTATCCTGGGCCGCTGATGTGATGGGTAGGCTGCATATCAGGATCAGGGCTAACAGGAGCTTCGCTGCTGCCGACCTGTACATTAAAAGCAGTGCTGGCTCAAGTCTTAGCATACCTGCAACGCCCGGCAATGATCTCTTCTCTTGTATTGTTTCTTGTTTTTACAAGAAGTGCTCCTTTATCAGTGACACCGACAGCCTTGCCCTCAATGATCTTCACAGGCGTGGTGACGGTCACTTCCTTTCCGATGGTGTCGGAAAGGGATATCCATTCACTGACAATGTTCGAGAACTGCTGGGTCTTGAACTTTATGTACTGCTGTTCGAGCTCATAGAGCAGGTCCTTGATAAGCTCTATCCTGTTGACCGGCTTACCTAGCTCTGCCTCAAGGCTCGTGGAACTTTCCTTGACGTCCTCCCTGAAATCCTTCATTCTGACATTTGCATTAATGCCTATTCCCAGTACCAGGTAGTCAACCTTCTCGACCTCGGCATCCACCTCGGTAAGTATGCCGCAGACCTTTTTCCCGTTGATGAGCACATCATTGGGCCATTTTATCCGGGCATCAACCCCGAATCTTCTCAGCGACTTTGCAACGGCCAGGCCTGCAACCAGTGTGATCCTGGGGGCGTACTCTAGAGGGATGGAAGGCTTAAGGATCAGTGAGAACCAGATCCCTCCGGGGGTGGACTGCCATTCGCTGCCCAGGCGGCCACGGCCTTTTTTCTGGGTCTCTGCAATAACCATTGTCCCCTCTGGATATCTGTTAGCGATATCCTTGGCAATGCTGTTCGTGGATTCGATCTCGTCGTAATACACGATCTCTCTCCCGAAGAGACTTGTCTCAAGCCCTATCTTTATCTGTTCCGGGTATAGCATGTCAGGCGAGGATATCAGGGTATATCCTATCTTCGGAGAGGACTGGATATCGTATCCTTCCTTTCGGATATCCCGGACATACTTCCAGACCATTGCCCTTGTTATCCCGAGTTTTGCCCCGATCTCCTGCCCTGATACCGCCTTGTTCCCTGCAGCTTTAAGTATCCTGATTATTTCGGTCTTATTGTCATTCACAGATACTCACCAGTGAATATTTGTTTGCTATTATATATTATACTCACAGGTTTAATTATTTTGTCTGCTTCTGGGCGTTGCTCATGTACGAGCCCACGGCTGCAGTGATGGCCGCGATCTTCTGTTCCTTGTTCTCGAGTGCGGAAGCCAGTGTTGCTCCTTTTGCGGAGTCTTCAATGACTACCTGTTTCACGTCCTCTATGATCTTGTAGTCGTCAATGAAGTGTGTCGTAAGTCTGCCTTCCCTGAACACCGGATTGCGCAACACGGCCTTATGGAAGGGGATATTCGTGGTCACACCAACAACTACATATTCATAGAGTGCGCGCTTCATGCGGTCTATTGCTTCTTCCCTTGTCTGGCCCCATGCGGACAGTTTCGAGATCATGGAATCATAATAAGGGGATATCGTATACCCCATATGGACTCCGCTGTCCACGCGTATTCCCGGTCCGCCGGCTGAACGGTATCTTCTGATCTTGCCCGGGGACGGCGCAAAGTCATTGAGCGGGTCTTCTGCATTGATGCGGCATTCTATGGCCCATCCGCGTATGGATATATCTTCCTGTTTGATCGACAGTTTCTCTCCGCATGCAATGCGCAACTGCTGTTTAGCCAGGTCGATGCCTGTTATCATTTCGGTTATAGTGTGCTCGACCTGCAGCCTTGTGTTCATTTCCAGGAAATAGAAGTTGCCTTTGGAATAAAGGAACTCGACGGTCCCCGCATTCTCATAGCCGATCGCCTTTGCCGCCCTGACCGCAGTCTCTCCCATCTGCTTGCGCAGTTCGGGGGTCATTACGGGGGATGGAGCCTCCTCGATGAGTTTCTGGTGCCTGCGCTGGATGGAGCATTCCCTTTCCATCACGTAGACCGCATTCCCGTACTTGTCAGCCAGTATCTGGAACTCTATATGCCTGGGCTCTTCAACGTATTTCTCAATGAATACCGTAGGATCCCCGAAGGCAGACGCCGCCACAGACTGAATGGACTGAAGGGCATGCTTGAAGCCTTCTTTGGAGTGGACGATCTTCATGCCTATGCCGCCACCTCCGGCGGATGCCTTGATTATGACAGGATATCCTATAGAGCTAGCTATCTCGATAGCTTCTTCCTCACTGGCGACAGCCTTGTTAGTTCCGGGAACCACTGGGACGCCTGCCTTTACCATGGCATTCCTGGCGGCTATCTTGCTCCCCATCTGCTCTATGGCATGGCTGGAGGGCCCGATGAACACAATGCCCGCATCTTCACACTTTTTGGCAAATGTGCTGTTCTCCGAAAGGAAACCGTAGCCCGGGTGTATACCGTCCGCCCCGCATTCAAGGGCAACCTGTATTATCCTGTCCATATTCAGGTAACTCTGGCTCGAAGGCGCAGGACCTATGTAGTACGCCTCATCTGCATATTTTGCAAAGAGGGCATTCCTGTCCGCTTCTGAAAAAACCGCCACTGTGGCGACTCCCAGCTCCCTGCAGGCACGCATGGCCCGGATGGCTATCTCGCCACGGTTTGCAACAAGTACTTTCTTGAACATGTGCACTCTCCCTTACTCTATGCACATAATGACATGGCCGGAGCCGACCGCATCACCCTCAGCAATGAATATCTCTTTGACGATGCCGCCATGAGGCGCATGTATGGCGTTCTCCATCTTCATGGCCTCGATGACGCACACTATGTCGCCTTCACTGATGTTGTCTCCGACATCGACCTTTACGGACAGCACCATTCCCTGCATGTGGCTTGTAACTGCCCCGGGCAGTGATGCAGCATCCGGTTTGAACGCTGCCTCAGAAACGCTTACGGCTCCTCCCACGGGATTGACCTTGACATTGAACATTTCGCCGTCCACTTCCACCTTGAACTCTGTGGGAACGAATGTCACTTTAGAATCAGTTGCACATGGATGCTGCTGGGTTTTAACAGGCACAAGCTCCTCTTCCTTTGCCTCACCTTTGAGGAAAGCAGGTGCTATCGCAGGATAGAGGATGTATGTGAGTATGTCCTCCTCCTTCTTTATAAGGCCCATCTTCTCGGCCTCGGCCTTCATCTTCTCGTATTCGGGTTCAATGAGGTCTGCCGGCCTGCATGATATCGGTTCTTCGTTGCCGATTATTTTCCCGACTATAGCATCATCGATCTTCTGCGGCGGCCTTCCGTAAAGCCCACGCACGTAATCCTTTACTTCTTTCGGGATGACCTTGTACCTTTCACCCATCAGGACATTGAGGACAGCCTGTGTTCCAACTATCTGGCTGGTGGGTGTCACAAGTGGCGGATAGCCCAGGTCAGCCCTCACCTTTGGCATCTCCTCAAGCACGTCCTTGTATTTATCCAGTGCATTCTGTTCCTGTAACTGGGACACAAGGTTTGAGAGCATGCCTCCGGGGATCTGGTAAAGCAGCACGTTGGTGTCTATCTGCTCTGAGATCGGGCTGAGGATGCATCTGTACTCTTCCTTCAGGTCCTTGAAATAGGCAGAGATCTCTGAGATAAGCTCCAGGTCCAGTCCGGTGGCGCGCTTCGTCTCGGCAAGTGAGGCAATGATGGATTCGGTAGGCGGTTGTGAGGTTCCCCACGCAAAGGGTGACAGTGCCGTATCCAGGATGTCAACACCGGCCCTGCAGGCGGCCATGTAGCTCATGGGCGCCATGCCTGAGGTACAATGGCTGTGTAGATCCACAGGCAGGTTGACCTCGGCCTTGAGTGCTTTCACAAGGTCGTAGGCCTGCTGTGGAGATATAAGCCCTGCCATATCCTTTATACAAATGGAATCACACTCAAGTTCCGCAAGCCCTTTTGCAAGCTCGACATATTTGTCTATGGTGTGCACGGGGCTGATGGTATAGCATATGGTTCCCTGCACATGGGCGCCTTCCTTCTTGGCGACTGTAATGGCTTTTTCCATGTTGCGGATGTCGTTCACGGCATCAAAGACCCTGAATATATCAATACCGTTCTCATAGGCCTTTTTCACAAACTTCTCGACAACATCATCCGAATAATGCCTGTAGCCAACAAGGTTCTGCCCGCGCAGAAGCATCTGGGCAGGTGTGTTCTTCATATGCTTTTTCAGTTCTCTCAATCGCTCCCAGGGATCTTCATTAAGATATCTTATGGAAGTGTCAAATGTTGCACCGCCCCACATCTCAAGTGAAAAGTATCCAACTTCGTCCAGCTTGTCGACAACTGGCAGCATGCTGCGGGTGCGCATGCGGGTGGCTATGAGGGATTGATGCGCATCTCGAAGAATGGTTTCTGTGATTTTTACTTTCATGTAAATCCTCCGGGAACATATATTATAGTATCAGTGCGAATACTGGATCAGGAAGTCATCTGGTGCCTGGTCTCAGATGAATTTCTATCTTATATATCATGTTCTTTTATGTAGTTTCTGGTATACAATGCACTATGTCATGAACATTTCCTGAGCCAGCATTAGATTTCATGCAGTAATATATTTTTCAGATAGGTTTACATTATCTGTACTTATTTTGGTTCCTGCTTACATTGCTGTTGATTAAAAGGTCTGCAAAGCCCTGCAATTCTACTCAATGGACGAGGCATCCGCCATCTCAGAACGGTCTGCAACAGATGCACAGGAAGCCTTCGTCTTTTTTCAGGAACAGACTGCTTCCATGCAGGAACTCTCAACATCTGTCCAGGATCTTACGCACGTGGCAGACAGCATGCAAGCTGTGTTTTTGCCAAGAGGAGGTGCACATAGCCTCGTCTGTCTCTTTTAGCTTAGATAATGTGTAATGTTTTTATATCAGCACTTTTATCTATACTATTAATATTATATTTTGAGTATACTTTATGCCCGGGTGGGCCCTGTTGAATATATTGATTATTGCTTTGATGAGGGTCAAAAATGCTAGGAATGAACAACAAACTGAACAAAGAGATTGCCCATGTGCTTGAAAGCATTAACAATGGTCATCTTAATAGCAGGATAGATCTCGATCTGTCCGGAAAGGACAAAGAACTTGCTGAGGCGTTCAATGCTTTTATTGACAATGCCATGCACT
This DNA window, taken from Methanolobus chelungpuianus, encodes the following:
- a CDS encoding RNA methyltransferase, whose protein sequence is MSPDIRVVLVEPLYQGNVGSVARAMMNFGFSDLVLVNPCKLETEARAMSSHAWSLLQGATVVGSLGEAIDGASVVIGTTGISGVRFDRHLRIPAYSPREVKDRLSGSQGTVAVLFGREDHGFNREELKLCDMIMTIPTSEVYSVMNMSHAVAVVLYELSNIEHGENRLADAFDVHLFYDHLFELLDDMRYPAHKKEKTKLMLRRIFGRVGLLEREVQTLRGVVRRIQRNLDKDQRH
- a CDS encoding minichromosome maintenance protein MCM, whose amino-acid sequence is MTEGKWDEKFRTFLKKYYWDSILQLANDYPDQRSIYVDFSDLEIFDRELADELLLRPDEVLPCADNALQSIDLPIEKSMDSAKVRFVRIPNKVPNRDLRSKHLLQLVAIEGMIRKATEVRPKIVDAAFKCMRCEHVTKIPQTELKFVEPLECENDTCGRKGPFKLEINESVFIDAQKLQVQESPENLRGGTQPQSLDVDAEDDLAGIVKPGDRVVINGVLRSHQRTTREGKSPFYDLVLHANSIEYTDQEFDELDISPEDEEQIIALSRNPDIYHKIIKSIAPSIYGYEDVKEALSLQLFSGVAKHLPDGSRVRGDIHMLFVGDPGVAKSQMLRYMVKLAPRGVFASGKSASSSGLTAAAVKDDLGDGRWTLEAGALVMADMGIAAIDEMDKMSSEDKSALHEAMEQQTISVAKAGILATLKSRCALLGAANPKYGRFDRYEGIAQQINMPPALMSRFDMIFVLLDTPNEEMDTKIAKHILKSHYAGELSEQRKNIPASGVSQELVDEHMEVVKPDIDPELMRKYVAYARRHIYPIMEDAAREHLVKFYMDLRKMGEGKDSPVPVTARQLEALVRLAEASARVRLSNVATLDDARKTTRIVYSCLKQVGVDPDTGALDVDIIASGTTKSQRDKIKVIKEIIKAVGDRHPGGKAPLEEVFAEAQAQQIDRQHAEELIAKMRRSGDLLKPDNDHIKVV
- a CDS encoding DUF424 domain-containing protein yields the protein MYLKIHKAGESVIVAVCDRELLGKSLREGNLKVTISEEFYKGDLVSEDDVMAVITKAGNVNLFGDKAVSCAVKCGIVDPSSVKIIDGVAHAQVFRI
- a CDS encoding coiled-coil protein; this encodes MTDISSMTEKDLKGKADELRTQIGHLDRELKSIYKQLKLHRTNMDEMKTKRDELNSKVKELVAKARDAKSRRDSLNARISSLKASRNEVEDKKRQCSGEISELKSKRDSLNSLSKGSVETLSKAYFADLDTFFNADIPLKHETDLFDRLVAMKERLDAAFDANEVHKKLVEAYESSKDVFASREDLGGEIHELAEQSQKYHLEMIDLYKQVDDLRKQADLAHSEITSKISVTAPLRERIDPLKTRMAQLREELGVYLGKLEDIHLEKDEKKQEEHLVVAKEKLDKNARLSLEDLKVLMEKGNLKF
- a CDS encoding S-layer protein domain-containing protein, whose translation is MLRLEPALLLMYRSAAAKLLLALILICSLPITSAAQDTVLMDGESIFLTTGEAWTFDQGYVLTIKSVNQRTNEVWLELSLDGMILREGIFRERDTLVYSRDTEILNITLDTVYSSPSGELVTFTPVYQYLDPQLPAPEVRDGQEQDESNGSQANSSGDDILPMPGYGMFQTLATIALVGLTGLAVHRKR
- a CDS encoding biotin--[acetyl-CoA-carboxylase] ligase encodes the protein MNDNKTEIIRILKAAGNKAVSGQEIGAKLGITRAMVWKYVRDIRKEGYDIQSSPKIGYTLISSPDMLYPEQIKIGLETSLFGREIVYYDEIESTNSIAKDIANRYPEGTMVIAETQKKGRGRLGSEWQSTPGGIWFSLILKPSIPLEYAPRITLVAGLAVAKSLRRFGVDARIKWPNDVLINGKKVCGILTEVDAEVEKVDYLVLGIGINANVRMKDFREDVKESSTSLEAELGKPVNRIELIKDLLYELEQQYIKFKTQQFSNIVSEWISLSDTIGKEVTVTTPVKIIEGKAVGVTDKGALLVKTRNNTREEIIAGRCRYAKT
- a CDS encoding acetyl-CoA carboxylase biotin carboxylase subunit; protein product: MFKKVLVANRGEIAIRAMRACRELGVATVAVFSEADRNALFAKYADEAYYIGPAPSSQSYLNMDRIIQVALECGADGIHPGYGFLSENSTFAKKCEDAGIVFIGPSSHAIEQMGSKIAARNAMVKAGVPVVPGTNKAVASEEEAIEIASSIGYPVIIKASAGGGGIGMKIVHSKEGFKHALQSIQSVAASAFGDPTVFIEKYVEEPRHIEFQILADKYGNAVYVMERECSIQRRHQKLIEEAPSPVMTPELRKQMGETAVRAAKAIGYENAGTVEFLYSKGNFYFLEMNTRLQVEHTITEMITGIDLAKQQLRIACGEKLSIKQEDISIRGWAIECRINAEDPLNDFAPSPGKIRRYRSAGGPGIRVDSGVHMGYTISPYYDSMISKLSAWGQTREEAIDRMKRALYEYVVVGVTTNIPFHKAVLRNPVFREGRLTTHFIDDYKIIEDVKQVVIEDSAKGATLASALENKEQKIAAITAAVGSYMSNAQKQTK
- the oadA gene encoding sodium-extruding oxaloacetate decarboxylase subunit alpha, whose translation is MKVKITETILRDAHQSLIATRMRTRSMLPVVDKLDEVGYFSLEMWGGATFDTSIRYLNEDPWERLRELKKHMKNTPAQMLLRGQNLVGYRHYSDDVVEKFVKKAYENGIDIFRVFDAVNDIRNMEKAITVAKKEGAHVQGTICYTISPVHTIDKYVELAKGLAELECDSICIKDMAGLISPQQAYDLVKALKAEVNLPVDLHSHCTSGMAPMSYMAACRAGVDILDTALSPFAWGTSQPPTESIIASLAETKRATGLDLELISEISAYFKDLKEEYRCILSPISEQIDTNVLLYQIPGGMLSNLVSQLQEQNALDKYKDVLEEMPKVRADLGYPPLVTPTSQIVGTQAVLNVLMGERYKVIPKEVKDYVRGLYGRPPQKIDDAIVGKIIGNEEPISCRPADLIEPEYEKMKAEAEKMGLIKKEEDILTYILYPAIAPAFLKGEAKEEELVPVKTQQHPCATDSKVTFVPTEFKVEVDGEMFNVKVNPVGGAVSVSEAAFKPDAASLPGAVTSHMQGMVLSVKVDVGDNISEGDIVCVIEAMKMENAIHAPHGGIVKEIFIAEGDAVGSGHVIMCIE